A portion of the Streptomyces sp. YPW6 genome contains these proteins:
- a CDS encoding MFS transporter — MTALEPRDGTDAAHLASPATGAPSPDPLSDFPAAAVEGVLGRTYRALSIGIVSVVFLIAFEATAVGTAMPVAARELNGIPLYAFAFSAYFTTSLFAMVLSGQWADRRGPLQPLATGITAFGVGLLLSGAATSMWVFIAGRAVQGLGGGLVIVALYVVIGRAYPEHIRPAILAAFAASWVIPSVVGPLASGTVTEQLGWRWVFVGIPVLIVIPLALALPAIRRTASGPADPAAAAEPYDRRRIRLALGISAGAGLLQYAGQELNWLALLPAAVGAALLVPAVRGLLPAGTVRAARGLPSVVLLRGIAAGSFIAAESFVPLMLVTQRGLSPTMAGLSLAVGGATWALGSFVQSRPRMEPYRERLMVTGMLLVAASIAVAPSVLIEGVPVWIVAVAWAFGCFGMGMVIASTSVLLLKLSAPEEAGSNSAALQISDGLSNVLLLASGGAAFAALGGGAVGAAAHGAVQAGSAGSHPGAFAAVFLPMAGVALVGVWVATRVLVREK; from the coding sequence ATGACCGCCCTCGAACCCCGTGACGGCACCGACGCCGCACACCTCGCGTCGCCCGCGACCGGCGCCCCCTCCCCGGACCCGCTGTCCGATTTTCCCGCCGCGGCCGTCGAAGGGGTCCTCGGGCGCACCTACCGGGCGCTGAGCATCGGCATCGTGTCCGTGGTGTTCCTCATCGCGTTCGAGGCCACGGCGGTCGGTACGGCGATGCCGGTCGCCGCCCGCGAGCTGAACGGGATTCCCCTCTACGCGTTCGCCTTCTCCGCGTACTTCACCACCAGCCTCTTCGCCATGGTCCTCTCCGGACAGTGGGCCGACCGGCGCGGCCCGCTCCAGCCGCTCGCCACCGGGATCACCGCGTTCGGCGTCGGACTGCTGCTCTCCGGGGCCGCCACGAGCATGTGGGTGTTCATCGCGGGCCGTGCCGTCCAGGGGCTCGGCGGCGGGCTGGTGATCGTCGCGCTGTACGTCGTCATCGGGCGCGCCTACCCCGAGCACATCCGGCCCGCCATCCTGGCCGCCTTCGCCGCGAGCTGGGTGATCCCCTCCGTCGTCGGACCGCTCGCCTCCGGGACGGTGACCGAGCAGCTCGGCTGGCGCTGGGTCTTCGTCGGCATCCCCGTCCTCATCGTGATCCCGCTCGCCCTGGCCCTCCCGGCGATCCGGCGCACGGCCTCCGGGCCCGCCGACCCGGCTGCCGCCGCCGAGCCGTACGACCGCCGCCGTATCCGGCTCGCCCTCGGGATATCGGCCGGGGCGGGACTGCTCCAGTACGCGGGTCAGGAGCTGAACTGGCTCGCCCTGCTGCCCGCCGCCGTCGGGGCCGCCCTGCTCGTGCCCGCCGTCCGCGGACTGCTGCCGGCCGGGACCGTACGGGCCGCGCGCGGGCTGCCCTCGGTGGTCCTGCTGCGCGGGATCGCCGCCGGGTCGTTCATCGCCGCCGAGTCGTTCGTACCGCTGATGCTGGTCACCCAGCGCGGGCTGTCCCCGACGATGGCCGGGCTGTCGCTGGCGGTGGGCGGGGCGACCTGGGCGCTCGGTTCGTTCGTCCAGTCCCGGCCGCGCATGGAGCCGTACCGCGAGCGGCTGATGGTCACCGGCATGCTCCTCGTCGCGGCCTCGATCGCCGTCGCGCCCTCCGTGCTGATCGAGGGGGTCCCCGTCTGGATCGTCGCCGTCGCCTGGGCCTTCGGCTGCTTCGGGATGGGCATGGTGATCGCCTCCACCAGCGTGCTGCTCCTGAAGCTGTCGGCCCCCGAGGAGGCGGGCTCCAACTCCGCCGCCCTCCAGATCTCCGACGGGCTCTCCAACGTGCTGCTCCTGGCCTCCGGCGGCGCGGCCTTCGCGGCGCTGGGCGGCGGCGCGGTGGGCGCGGCCGCGCACGGGGCGGTCCAGGCGGGGTCCGCGGGCTCGCACCCGGGCGCGTTCGCGGCCGTGTTCCTGCCGATGGCGGGGGTGGCGCTGGTGGGGGTGTGGGTGGCGACGAGAGTCCTCGTACGGGAGAAGTAG